Proteins encoded together in one Terriglobus saanensis SP1PR4 window:
- a CDS encoding TonB-dependent receptor has product MNRIFFRSFVFALSIFLFAAALNAQTASGSLSGIVTDSTGAVIPGATITIENPVSGFKRSFTTDSAGHFTATNLPFNRYHVTALAAGFSSSAQDAAIRGAGGNTTNFQLSIGVASEITVESDDMVSNNPVSSNTIDRNLFDKLPLESTSAPLSSLVTQSTPGIASDSNGLFHPMGEHADTTFAIDGQSISDQQSRVFGNPPSTNIIQSINVINGIAPPEYGDKASLVVETTTRSGLGLVKPTGTVSLTYGSFGTTTAAAAIGLGTKRFGDFLSVDGVNAGRYLDTPEFRPVHDHGNNFNVFDRFDLKPTEQDALQLNLSFSRSWFQQPDQFDQETQDQRAQIFSFNIAPSWTHTLSAKSLFTIAPFLRQDNFHYYPSKDITDDTPVTLSQSRRLQQAGGRGDFIFTSGINTFKVGITGSRYGLAESFGLGVTDPTFNPPCFDASGNPVTDPSVTNPSQCAALGFTANDGFLSGLAPYDLSRGGQLYHFQGTAPIFEEAAYISDTIAWKNWTVLLGGRFDNYSGLSSRSMAQPRLGVSYTVPKAGTVLRLGYGKFFLTPYNENLIVSSSTGIGGLESTSATPLAAVPLKPASRHQYNAGFEQGVSRYLVVSAEYFWKYTDRDFDFDIVVNSPLAFPIQWQKSKIDGLGIKLTVPNYKGFSAYSSLGHTRSRFFGPEVGGVLSNDPTVNTSAVFRIDHDQAFQQSTNATYQFHHSLYGGFTWHYESGLVAGAGRDDLLGLTGDQQAALKLTCGSQAATINNPIIACAPNDLKTPVLNLPAEGTENDDKNPNRVAPRTLFDATVGWDDIFHVKDGIKTNVSVLATNLTNRYAVYNFLSTFSGTHFVSPRAITGKVSFNF; this is encoded by the coding sequence ATGAACAGAATTTTCTTTCGGTCGTTCGTCTTTGCGCTCTCGATCTTTCTTTTTGCAGCGGCTTTGAACGCGCAGACGGCCTCAGGATCGCTTTCAGGTATAGTCACCGATTCCACAGGCGCTGTCATCCCAGGCGCTACGATTACGATCGAGAATCCCGTCAGCGGATTTAAGCGAAGCTTTACTACAGACAGTGCTGGTCACTTCACGGCAACGAATCTACCGTTCAATCGCTATCACGTGACCGCCCTGGCTGCTGGCTTTTCGAGTTCCGCGCAGGATGCGGCGATTCGTGGTGCGGGTGGCAATACCACGAACTTCCAGCTTTCCATTGGCGTCGCTTCGGAGATCACGGTCGAATCAGACGATATGGTAAGCAACAATCCCGTATCGTCCAACACGATCGATCGCAATCTCTTCGACAAGCTTCCACTCGAGAGCACCTCTGCTCCCCTCTCTTCGCTTGTAACCCAGAGCACACCTGGAATTGCATCGGATTCGAACGGCCTCTTTCATCCGATGGGTGAGCATGCGGATACGACCTTTGCGATTGACGGGCAGTCGATCTCCGATCAGCAGAGCCGTGTCTTCGGCAATCCGCCGTCGACGAACATCATTCAGTCGATCAACGTCATCAATGGAATCGCACCTCCGGAGTACGGCGACAAGGCAAGTCTGGTCGTAGAAACGACGACGCGTTCAGGGCTTGGGCTGGTGAAGCCGACGGGAACGGTCTCCCTTACCTATGGCAGCTTCGGCACAACGACCGCCGCTGCTGCAATTGGGCTTGGAACCAAACGTTTCGGTGACTTTCTCTCTGTGGATGGAGTGAACGCGGGGCGCTACCTGGATACGCCCGAGTTCCGGCCGGTGCATGATCATGGCAATAACTTTAACGTGTTCGACCGCTTCGATTTGAAGCCTACGGAACAGGACGCTTTGCAACTCAATCTTTCGTTTTCACGGTCCTGGTTCCAACAGCCGGACCAGTTCGATCAGGAGACGCAGGACCAGCGGGCACAGATCTTCAGTTTCAACATTGCCCCATCGTGGACGCATACTCTGAGCGCAAAAAGCCTGTTTACGATTGCTCCCTTTCTGAGGCAGGACAACTTTCATTACTATCCAAGCAAAGACATCACGGACGACACACCTGTCACCTTGTCGCAGAGTCGTCGCCTACAGCAGGCAGGTGGGCGTGGGGACTTTATCTTCACCTCCGGGATTAACACCTTCAAAGTTGGGATTACTGGCAGCCGTTATGGTCTGGCCGAGAGCTTTGGCCTCGGCGTGACCGATCCGACCTTCAATCCCCCCTGCTTTGACGCCTCCGGCAACCCCGTTACCGACCCGTCGGTCACCAATCCCTCACAATGCGCTGCCCTGGGTTTCACGGCCAATGACGGCTTTCTTTCTGGGCTGGCACCTTACGATCTCAGCCGTGGTGGCCAGCTTTACCACTTTCAGGGAACGGCTCCTATCTTTGAAGAGGCCGCATATATCTCTGACACGATCGCCTGGAAGAATTGGACTGTGCTTCTTGGAGGACGCTTCGATAACTACAGCGGCCTCAGCAGCCGATCCATGGCGCAGCCGCGTTTGGGCGTGAGCTACACCGTGCCGAAGGCTGGTACCGTGCTCCGGCTTGGATATGGCAAATTCTTCCTGACGCCCTATAACGAGAACCTTATCGTCTCCAGTTCCACCGGCATTGGTGGACTTGAGAGCACCTCAGCGACACCACTTGCCGCGGTGCCGCTGAAGCCGGCGTCCCGCCATCAGTACAACGCCGGGTTTGAACAGGGTGTGAGCCGTTATCTCGTTGTCAGTGCCGAGTATTTCTGGAAGTACACGGACCGGGATTTCGATTTCGACATCGTCGTCAACAGTCCGCTGGCGTTCCCGATCCAGTGGCAGAAGTCGAAGATCGATGGTCTGGGAATCAAGCTGACCGTTCCGAACTACAAGGGATTCTCTGCTTACTCCTCGCTTGGCCACACGCGTTCGCGCTTCTTCGGACCTGAGGTTGGAGGCGTGTTGTCCAACGATCCCACGGTGAATACCTCTGCTGTCTTCCGTATCGATCACGATCAGGCGTTTCAGCAGTCCACGAACGCAACGTATCAGTTCCATCACAGCTTGTATGGCGGGTTTACCTGGCACTACGAGAGTGGACTGGTTGCGGGAGCGGGTCGCGACGATTTGCTGGGTCTGACAGGAGATCAGCAGGCGGCGCTTAAGCTGACTTGCGGAAGCCAGGCTGCGACGATCAACAATCCGATCATCGCTTGTGCTCCGAACGATCTAAAGACGCCTGTTCTGAACCTTCCGGCGGAAGGCACTGAGAACGACGACAAGAATCCGAACCGCGTCGCTCCGCGAACGCTCTTTGACGCGACCGTCGGCTGGGACGATATCTTCCACGTAAAGGATGGCATCAAGACGAACGTCAGCGTTTTGGCAACCAATCTTACGAACAGGTACGCGGTATACAACTTCCTTTCGACGTTCAGCGGAACGCACTTTGTTTCGCCGCGCGCCATCACGGGGAAGGTGAGCTTCAACTTCTAA
- a CDS encoding glycosyltransferase family 2 protein → MPKYSIVVPFHNEEESVTALYDRLKNVMEHVNDTFEIVFVDDGSRDRTYRLLEEIAAVDSRVLVIKLRRNFGQTSALAAGFDHSSGDCILAMDGDLQHAPEEIPAFLAKLEEGYDVVSGWRAQRGDNFVLRRFPSRMANWLMAKLSGVDIHDFGTTFKAYRREVIQNIPLYGQMHRFIPALASWYGASICEIPISNPPRMHGTSHYGISRTFRVFFDLVTIRFLLKYVTRPLHFFGSFGALGMLAGFGISLWLLALKLFTHGHVMQEHSPLFVVASVAILAGIQMMGIGLLGELQVRHFHSPQNRAPYTVERIVRLRSSEETMLS, encoded by the coding sequence GTGCCAAAATATTCGATCGTAGTCCCGTTCCATAACGAAGAAGAGAGCGTCACGGCGCTTTATGACCGCCTCAAAAACGTCATGGAGCACGTCAACGACACGTTTGAGATCGTGTTCGTCGACGATGGTTCGCGTGACCGTACCTATCGCCTGCTCGAAGAGATCGCTGCCGTCGATAGCCGCGTCCTCGTCATCAAACTTCGACGCAACTTCGGACAGACCAGCGCGCTTGCCGCAGGCTTCGACCATTCCAGCGGAGATTGTATCCTCGCCATGGACGGCGATCTGCAACACGCACCGGAAGAGATTCCTGCCTTTCTCGCCAAACTCGAGGAAGGATACGACGTCGTCAGCGGCTGGCGCGCCCAGCGCGGCGATAACTTCGTCCTGCGGCGCTTCCCCTCGCGCATGGCCAACTGGCTCATGGCCAAACTCAGCGGCGTCGATATCCACGACTTCGGAACGACCTTTAAAGCTTACCGCCGCGAGGTCATTCAAAATATCCCCCTCTACGGCCAGATGCACCGCTTCATCCCCGCGCTCGCCAGCTGGTACGGCGCAAGCATCTGCGAGATTCCCATCTCCAATCCCCCACGCATGCACGGAACCAGCCACTATGGTATCTCGCGCACCTTCCGCGTCTTCTTCGATCTGGTGACGATCCGCTTCCTTCTGAAATACGTCACTCGCCCGCTGCACTTCTTCGGAAGTTTCGGTGCACTGGGAATGCTGGCTGGCTTTGGAATCTCGCTCTGGCTTCTCGCGTTGAAGCTCTTCACGCATGGTCACGTAATGCAGGAACACAGCCCCCTCTTTGTCGTGGCGAGCGTCGCCATTCTGGCAGGGATCCAGATGATGGGGATCGGTCTTCTGGGAGAGCTTCAGGTCCGCCACTTCCATTCGCCCCAGAACCGCGCTCCTTACACTGTGGAGCGCATCGTTCGGCTTCGCTCTTCGGAAGAGACCATGCTCTCGTAG